The sequence GGCTCTGGACCGTTCGCCTCGTCTCCGGCTTCGGCACCGCCGAGGAGTCGAACAGGCGCTTCCGCTATCTGCTCGACCACGGCCAGACGGGCCTCTCGGCGGTCTTCGACATGCCCACGCTCATGGGGCACGACTCCGACAGCCCCCGCAGCGAGGGCGAGGTGGGGCGCGGCGGCGCCGCGATCGACACCGCGGCCGACATGGAGGCGCTGTTCGACGGCATCCCCCTGGACCGGGTCTCGACCAACCTGGTGGTGAGCGGGCCCGCCGCGGTCCTGCTCGCGTTCTACGTGGTGGCGGCGGAGCGGCGGGGTGTGGCGGCGGAGCGGCT is a genomic window of Thermoleophilaceae bacterium containing:
- a CDS encoding methylmalonyl-CoA mutase family protein; this translates as MPVTDAERWFRERYASTPERDASFATMSGEPIEPLYTEEDVPAAGEIGLPGEYPYTRGVYPSMYRGRLWTVRLVSGFGTAEESNRRFRYLLDHGQTGLSAVFDMPTLMGHDSDSPRSEGEVGRGGAAIDTAADMEALFDGIPLDRVSTNLVVSGPAAVLLAFYVVAAERRGVAAERL